The following are from one region of the Natronosporangium hydrolyticum genome:
- a CDS encoding ABC transporter ATP-binding protein, producing MAYSDQAVEVSDGETPAASTAARLAILWSFARPYWRVLALGLVLSLAVSAMGLASPMVTKWVLDTLAVDGSLRDPVLVLVALLILGAVIGWYQWVMLGRLAEDVVYDARQRMILRYLGARVYELLKRGPGELVTRVTSDTVLLNQAASSSVIGLINGTIMIIGSLVLMGHLDLVLLSTALAAVIVVFVMFSVLMPQISVAEEKAQASLSDLGSELEGTVRAIKTVKSSGAQPRRFASLMRHVGESRQHSLRSVRIQAGAWTIAGIGLDGAVIMVLAVGAYRVADGQMTISALVAFLLYVWGLTGPMMELTQNLTTLQSGMAAAGRISQIERIPVEEPADDLTVTSPARTTHSVGTAEQRREVSGPADEAGRDADRAATSPILELSGVTARYSPDAAPAVAGIDLTISRRGHVALVGPSGAGKTTVLSLLMRFLEPESGEIRLNGVPYAELGHARIRSAFAYVEQETPVVPGTVRDNLLFANPHATDDELAQVLRRLHLSDLVESLPEGLDSRLSDTSVSGGQRQRISLARALLADPRILLLDEATAQVDGITEAAIHETITEISEHRTVVTIAHRLSTVIDADQIVVMDAGRVTALGSHQELLESTQLYRDLVAALRIETRSAAVPSVTMS from the coding sequence ATGGCATACTCGGATCAGGCCGTCGAAGTCTCCGACGGCGAGACCCCCGCGGCGTCGACGGCGGCCCGGCTGGCGATCCTGTGGTCCTTCGCGCGGCCGTACTGGCGAGTGCTGGCCCTTGGTCTCGTTCTCTCGCTGGCGGTCTCCGCCATGGGCCTGGCCAGCCCGATGGTCACCAAATGGGTCCTGGACACCCTCGCCGTCGACGGCTCGCTCCGCGACCCGGTCCTGGTGCTCGTCGCCCTGCTCATCCTCGGGGCGGTGATCGGCTGGTACCAGTGGGTCATGCTCGGCAGGCTCGCCGAGGACGTCGTCTACGACGCGCGCCAGCGCATGATCCTGCGCTACCTCGGCGCCCGGGTCTACGAGCTGCTCAAGCGTGGCCCGGGTGAGCTGGTTACCCGGGTCACCTCGGACACCGTCCTGCTGAACCAGGCGGCGTCATCGTCGGTCATCGGCCTGATCAACGGCACGATTATGATCATCGGCTCGCTGGTGCTCATGGGCCACCTCGACCTCGTACTGCTGTCGACCGCCCTCGCCGCGGTCATCGTGGTCTTCGTCATGTTCAGCGTGCTGATGCCGCAGATCTCCGTAGCGGAGGAGAAGGCCCAGGCCAGCTTGAGCGACCTCGGATCCGAACTGGAGGGTACGGTCCGGGCGATCAAGACCGTGAAGTCGTCCGGAGCGCAGCCACGGCGATTCGCCAGCCTGATGCGCCACGTCGGTGAATCGCGGCAGCACAGCCTGCGTTCGGTGCGCATCCAGGCCGGCGCGTGGACCATCGCCGGCATCGGACTGGACGGCGCGGTCATCATGGTCCTGGCCGTGGGCGCCTACCGGGTGGCCGACGGACAGATGACCATCTCCGCGCTCGTGGCCTTCCTGCTCTATGTCTGGGGGTTGACCGGGCCCATGATGGAGCTGACCCAGAATCTGACCACGCTGCAGTCGGGGATGGCCGCCGCCGGCCGGATCAGCCAGATCGAGCGCATCCCGGTGGAGGAGCCGGCCGACGACCTGACGGTGACCTCCCCGGCGCGCACCACCCACTCCGTGGGCACTGCCGAGCAGCGGCGGGAAGTGTCGGGGCCGGCGGACGAGGCTGGGCGCGACGCTGACCGCGCGGCCACCTCGCCGATCCTGGAGTTGTCCGGGGTCACGGCGCGCTACTCTCCCGATGCCGCCCCCGCGGTGGCGGGGATCGACCTCACGATCTCCCGGCGTGGGCACGTGGCGCTGGTGGGCCCGTCCGGAGCCGGTAAGACCACCGTGCTCTCGCTGCTGATGCGCTTCCTGGAGCCTGAGAGCGGCGAGATCCGACTGAACGGCGTGCCGTACGCCGAATTGGGTCACGCGAGAATCCGGTCGGCCTTCGCCTATGTAGAACAGGAGACGCCGGTGGTCCCGGGCACCGTGCGCGACAACCTGCTCTTCGCCAACCCGCACGCTACCGACGACGAGCTCGCCCAAGTGCTGCGCCGGCTGCACCTGAGCGACCTGGTCGAGAGCCTTCCAGAAGGGCTCGACAGCAGACTCAGCGACACCAGCGTCTCCGGCGGGCAACGCCAGCGCATCTCGCTAGCCCGGGCGCTGCTCGCCGATCCGCGGATCCTGTTGCTGGACGAGGCCACCGCCCAGGTCGACGGCATCACCGAAGCCGCGATCCACGAGACCATCACCGAGATCTCCGAGCACCGCACGGTGGTCACCATCGCCCATCGACTATCCACCGTCATCGACGCCGACCAGATCGTCGTCATGGACGCCGGCCGCGTCACCGCACTCGGATCACACCAAGAGCTGTTGGAGTCGACCCAGCTCTACCGGGACCTGGTCGCCGCACTGCGCATCGAGACCAGGAGCGCCGCGGTGCCCTCGGTCACGATGAGCTGA
- a CDS encoding NAD(P)/FAD-dependent oxidoreductase: MAEQAEIVRDVVVVGGGAAGLSAALTLTRARRSVTVVDAGAPRNAPAAGVHGLLALDGVDPAELLARGRAEVVGYGGEIIEGEVSDASGTAPDFVVTRRGGGRLRARRLLIATGLVDELPAVPGVREQWGRDVLHCPYCHGWEVRDHRVGVLATGPLSVHQALLFRQWTDDVRFFAHGGGVAPEDRAKFDALGIAVITGEVVELAVEGDRLRGVRLDDDRVVAVDAVVVAPRMVARVEVFAGIGIQPTEHPMGSYIAADPTGFTGVPGVWVAGNAADLSAQVSAAAADGARAGAHINADLVTEDTDRAVADRLSTEHRVEPAITGHIP; encoded by the coding sequence ATGGCGGAACAGGCGGAGATCGTGCGGGACGTCGTGGTCGTCGGCGGCGGCGCAGCGGGACTGAGCGCGGCGCTGACCCTGACCCGGGCCCGGCGCTCGGTAACGGTCGTGGACGCCGGCGCGCCCAGGAACGCGCCCGCAGCCGGCGTCCATGGCCTGCTGGCCCTCGACGGAGTCGACCCGGCGGAGCTGCTCGCGCGTGGTCGCGCGGAGGTCGTCGGCTACGGCGGGGAGATCATCGAGGGTGAGGTGAGCGACGCCTCCGGCACTGCGCCGGATTTCGTGGTGACCCGCCGCGGCGGGGGCCGACTTCGCGCGCGCCGGCTCCTGATCGCCACCGGGCTGGTCGATGAGCTGCCAGCGGTGCCCGGAGTGCGGGAGCAGTGGGGACGCGACGTACTCCACTGCCCCTACTGCCACGGGTGGGAGGTGCGCGACCACCGGGTCGGGGTGCTGGCGACCGGGCCGCTCTCGGTGCACCAGGCGCTGCTATTCCGGCAGTGGACCGACGATGTGCGCTTCTTCGCCCATGGTGGTGGGGTCGCTCCGGAGGACCGGGCGAAGTTCGACGCCCTCGGCATCGCCGTAATCACCGGTGAGGTCGTCGAGTTGGCGGTCGAGGGTGATCGACTGCGCGGTGTCCGGCTCGATGACGACCGGGTCGTAGCGGTCGACGCCGTGGTGGTGGCGCCGCGGATGGTCGCCCGGGTGGAGGTGTTCGCGGGCATCGGCATCCAACCGACCGAGCACCCGATGGGCTCCTACATCGCGGCGGACCCGACCGGGTTTACCGGAGTTCCCGGCGTGTGGGTCGCCGGCAACGCCGCCGATCTGTCCGCTCAGGTCAGTGCGGCGGCCGCGGACGGCGCCCGGGCCGGTGCGCACATCAACGCCGACCTGGTCACCGAAGACACCGACCGGGCGGTGGCCGACAGACTCTCGACGGAGCACCGAGTAGAACCCGCAATCACCGGCCACATCCCATGA